The stretch of DNA CAGATGAAgcataaagaaatattatcaAGCTTTAGAACATCTTATCGTTGTTCTTTCTTAGAATTCGTAGAGACtttaagattaaagaaaaatatttcttggaaattttaaGATATCTCAGCACAACAAACAAATTAATctgttaataaaatttgaatttattcacgTATCAACTGATAGCATAAATGGTCGTTGGTTTAACCAGCATGGGATAGAATCCAGTCACGGTGGGAGGAGACACGGGCAAAGTTGTCGGGGAAACCTCCAGCACATGGCCCAATACCCCAGGAAACAACACCAATGGCACTGTTGCCGATGAAGAGAGCCGATCCGGAGTCACCGTTGCACATACCCTGACCAGATTGGGTGAAGGCGCAAATGGTATTGTCGAAGACACTGTTGGCAGGTCCTGCTGGCATCCTGGTGCGGCATTCAGCATTGGTGAGAGTCTGTGTATTCAACCACTGAAGAGTATTGGCAAGAGGAAGATTAGCTCCTAGACGTCCCCATCCAGCAGCAGTAGCTTGAAGACCACCACCAATGAAGGTGGATCCAACTTCCATAGCTTGAACTAAATTACTGAAGGCAATGTTGTCACGACTTTGGAGGAGGGAGATGTCATTGGCGAGTGTCTGTGGGACGTAGTTGGGATGATTCACAACAGCGCTTGTGAAGACATTGGTGCCACCAGTGCTGAGCTGAAGACCTCCAACAACAATCCACGTATTGGCAGGTGTGCGATTAATGGTGCAGTGAGCAGCTGAAACAACCCAGCGGTTGTTAATGATGAAGCCACCGCAGAAATGACTGTTGGCTGTTGATCTTAAGGAAGCCATATGGGGGAACTGTCCGGCAACAGCATTCTGACCACCAACAATGAAACCCTCCCATCCTTCAGACCACGATGGGACGTCCTTTTGAACATCATCCTCGAGAGCTATAGGAAGACAAGAAAGTTCAAACATCGTGAAAATTGCTCCTGATTAATTCGAGTTAAtacttaaaaaagaaaacttacacCTGGAGAAAACTCCAGCAACACAGAGAAGACCAATAAGGCAGATTTCGCGAATCATCTTAAACACTTCCAGGAAGACTAAAGTGAATGTGATGCAAAACAGTGGGTTTTTATACCTGTTCTTAGGCTCACAAGAGTAATCTTATCAAGGCCTAAGAAAGATTCTCTTATCTCCTCTGGTTTTCCCACATAGGAAGATTTCGTTGAAGGCTCCGGTTGTAAATCAttcaaaagtttattattGACGAAGATATTCACAACGTATGATAATCCATATATTTACGCAGATGGAGCAAAGTTCTTCATCAAGAGACAAAATAACGAcaacaaaatttacaaaaatgtaaaaaaattaataaaagaaaaaaatatttatgctatagaatttttattttaaaatattttcattaggGAGCTTGGAAAGGATGATCGTTTGTGGCGCTTATCCGGTGTGGCCGATGAGCCAGTTGCGGTGAGAAGACACACGAGCAAAGTTATCAGGGAAGCCCTGAGCGCATGGGATACCCCAGGAGACAATACCAATGGCGCTGTTACCAATGAAGAGAGCTGATCCGGAGTCGCCGTTGCACATACCTTCACCCTGGCGTGTGAATGTGCAGATGGTGTTGTCGTGAACACGGAGAGCATTGATGGCATTGTGACGGCTGCGGCAGTCATCGTTGGTGATGGTTTGAACATTGAGCCACTGAAGGTGGTTAGCAAGGGGCAAGTTAGCTCCAACACGTCCCCATCCAGCAGCTGTAGCCTGTTGTCCGCCACCAATGTGTACAGATCCCATTTGCAGAGCTTGAACATTGGCAGAGAAGGTGATGGTGTTTGTGGTCTGAAGAGCACACACATCATTGGCAAGGGTGACACCAGAATAGTTGGGGTGGTTCTCAATGCGGCTGGTGAAGACGTTGGTTCCACCAGCATTGAGCGTAAGAGCACCAACAATGATCCATGTATTGGCAGGTGTGCGGTTGATGGTGCAGTGAGCAGCTGAAACAACCCAGCGGTTGTTAACGATGAAGGCACCGCAGAAGTGAGCATTTCCAGTTGATCTCAAGGAGACAACATGGGGGAATTGTCCAGCAGCGGCATTCTGACCACCAACAATGAAGCCCTCCCAATTGGCAGCCCAGTCATTCTCAGGAAGATCCTCCTCGATCAcgcctacaaaaaaaataattatagtTAAAAACTAGGTCACTCAGACTCTTCCCGTTTCAACAACTCCAATGTAATTTGAACTTACTCCTGGAGAAGACTCCAGCAACGAAGAGAAGAGTAATAAGACAAACTTGGCGGATCATTTTGTGTGAACTCTCGCAAGAACTGAAGTCTTTACACTAAGGCAGGGTACTTATATACCGATTGCcattgaaaaacaaacatcCTTATCTGATGGTCATGAGATTTTCCTAATCAAAGGATTTTACCCACAAAAAGTCACTTCATTCACTAAGAAGCAttataaatcaatcaattcgTGAAATTGTGGGTGTTTCCAGCGTATCTCCATGCCGTCGCTTTATCGCATTGACGACAGAAAGAAACGTAAGAAAACTTCATTCATTGGGCAATTCCTCAAGAGATGGGGAAATTTGAAAGATCAAATGAACTCACAGAAATCACAGTGAAGGGTCGTTAGGAAAATTCTgggcattttatttaatattttagaaataaaaaaaattccaagaaaatgaactttttacctgtttaaattcaattcgGTTAAAATCCGTGAACCCGTtctggaaaaatcttttaaatactTCTTAATGCACATATGTAATTAGTTTCTAATCAAAAGCTCATTAAGAACTTTCTCGAAGAGATTAGGTCGCGCagcaggtaaaaaaaaatggccaCGCCTATTAATGGATGCTAATTGCTTTTTACCAGCGCCATCTTGCTCAGGTATATACTCCGGTGGACTATAAAAGGGGCTGCATTTCTGCATTTAAATCATTCTTTGCGCAGCACTGCTCAGAGCAACATCAATCTTAAGAATAAGTCCTCTTgcctgaagaaaattttttttgcacacaagtcgatttttttcactaatattttttttctttatatttttcagaCATCCAAGATGTGCATCGGAAGGCGAATTGACGAATTCGAGGAGCTGTGTAAGGGGTTCGTGCGGGAGCATCAGGAGGGAGATTTCGTGAACGACAACGACGCTATCGAGTTAGACTTTTGGGATGAATTCGACAACATTAACTTCGATTTCCTCCAAAACGGAAACGAAGCAATGGACGTCGACGATGTATCTCAAGAGTTTGACACGGAAGCGGAGAAATCTTTCATGGAAACGGCTTTAGAAGAATTAGATAGGTTCACTGAGGAGCTGGATGAAATATTTGAGGAATAATTGGTATAGTAGGAGCCGGAAGAGTCGGAGTTAGAACCAGTTTTTTGCTACAACGAGGGCTGTTAAGATAGGGACGAGGATGTAACCATCCATTAAGATAGAGATTTTGAATGAATATATTCGAGCCAGTTAACGAATTTGAGAAGACAAGGGGATATCTGGGGCCAAGGATGATAGATTAGATTAAGGTTAGATTAATATATAGCTAAAATTCATatctttttaatcaattaaactttttgaCTACAGTCGTGTCTACGTGGTAGGACGGACGTCAAAaagacttctccgcggtataACGGCTTTAGAATAAGGAAATTTGCCTCCAGAGTTGGACAATTATTATCCTGCCTTTTCAATGGTACTAATTGTCCGACTCTGGAGGCAAATTTCCTTATTCTGAAGCCCTtataccgcggagaagtcttTTTGATGTCCGTCCTACCACGTAGACACGACTGTATACTCGAGCCAGTTCACGAATTTGAGAAGGGGGAATATCAGGGCCAAGGATaatagattagattagattaaggttagattaattttttgctaaatttcatatctttttaataaattcaactttTGGACTATATGATTCagtaaattgtaaaatacatattttgttgtacatttttttgttcataatCATAAATTGTCTCATTAAATGTttatacacagaaaataaaagtttgtaGCATTGTTCATCAAATTTCGTGAAAGGTTCGTAA from Lutzomyia longipalpis isolate SR_M1_2022 chromosome 4, ASM2433408v1 encodes:
- the LOC129795919 gene encoding chymotrypsin-2-like; translation: MIREICLIGLLCVAGVFSRSLEDDVQKDVPSWSEGWEGFIVGGQNAVAGQFPHMASLRSTANSHFCGGFIINNRWVVSAAHCTINRTPANTWIVVGGLQLSTGGTNVFTSAVVNHPNYVPQTLANDISLLQSRDNIAFSNLVQAMEVGSTFIGGGLQATAAGWGRLGANLPLANTLQWLNTQTLTNAECRTRMPAGPANSVFDNTICAFTQSGQGMCNGDSGSALFIGNSAIGVVSWGIGPCAGGFPDNFARVSSHRDWILSHAG
- the LOC129795920 gene encoding chymotrypsin-2-like — encoded protein: MIRQVCLITLLFVAGVFSRSVIEEDLPENDWAANWEGFIVGGQNAAAGQFPHVVSLRSTGNAHFCGAFIVNNRWVVSAAHCTINRTPANTWIIVGALTLNAGGTNVFTSRIENHPNYSGVTLANDVCALQTTNTITFSANVQALQMGSVHIGGGQQATAAGWGRVGANLPLANHLQWLNVQTITNDDCRSRHNAINALRVHDNTICTFTRQGEGMCNGDSGSALFIGNSAIGIVSWGIPCAQGFPDNFARVSSHRNWLIGHTG